The genomic DNA TCTTTAAGATCGTTATATTCTTTTGTTAGCATTTCTAAATGTTCTTGTTCCCATTTCATCAATTCTTCGAAAAGATACTTAATCTTGGGGTTTTCAGATTTTTCTGCTTGTTCTTTGTAAAACAAAATTGAATCCCTTTCAAGAATCATACCGGTTGAAATTGCAGAAAATTCAAAGTTCTTTCCTTTTAAATTGTTGAGAAATTCTTCAGAGAATATTCTCTTAAAAGATTGGGTAGGTTTTGAAATTTTTACTTCATATTCACCTTTTTCTTCTAATGCCTTGTAAAGGTCTTTAAGATAAGTAAAGTGCTTCTTCTCTTCTTCAGCAAGGAAATTGAATACGTTTTTTGCTTGGGGATCATCAGTATTCTTGGATGCAGAAGTATAAAGATTAATGCCGTTTAGCTCAACTTCCATAGCACTTTTTAAAACTTCAAAGACATTATTCATAGGCTATATCTCCTCAAACTGATCCTTCGTTGCGCCACATACAGGGCAAGTCCAGTCTTCTGGTAAATCCTCAAACGGTGTGCCAGGTTTAATATCCTGCGTATCATCGCCCATTTCTGGGTCGTAAATGTAACCACAAACAATGCATTTGTATTTTTTCATTTTAACCTCCTTTAAAATTCTTTAAATGAACTTTTTGGTGCTCCACAGATCGGGCACTTATCTGGAGCCTCACCAATAACTGTATACCCGCATACTGGACAAATAGAAATTTTATCAAATTTCACCTCTTCGCCTTTGTCAACTTTTTCCTTTGTAGTTGCATAGAGTTCCCTGTGAATCTTCTCAGCTGAAAGTGCAAAATGAATAGACCTCATTGCTTCTTTTTCATCTTGTAAAGTTGCAATTGCATTGTAAGCAGGATACATCTCCTCAATCTCGAAATTCTCTCCACCCCAAGCGCTTTCCAAATTATGAGAAGTTTCTTTAAGCTCCATTAAAGCCTTGAAATGATTGGTTGCGTGGACCTGTTCCGCATAAGCGATTGCCCTAAAAAGTCTTGCTACATCGTGCAAACCTTCTTTTTCAGCTTGCTCTGCAAAAACAAGATACTTCATGTGTGCTTGAGATTCACCCGCAAAAGCTTCTCTTAAACTCTTTTCAGTCATTTGTCTCATAGCAGCCTCCTTTTAGAAATATTTTAAACTACTATATTATACCACAAACCTTGCAATTTGGGTCTTTTTCTAAATTTATTATTGAAAA from Caldisericaceae bacterium includes the following:
- a CDS encoding ferritin family protein: MNNVFEVLKSAMEVELNGINLYTSASKNTDDPQAKNVFNFLAEEEKKHFTYLKDLYKALEEKGEYEVKISKPTQSFKRIFSEEFLNNLKGKNFEFSAISTGMILERDSILFYKEQAEKSENPKIKYLFEELMKWEQEHLEMLTKEYNDLKEKFWEVNDFFPF
- a CDS encoding rubredoxin; protein product: MKKYKCIVCGYIYDPEMGDDTQDIKPGTPFEDLPEDWTCPVCGATKDQFEEI
- a CDS encoding rubrerythrin family protein; protein product: MRQMTEKSLREAFAGESQAHMKYLVFAEQAEKEGLHDVARLFRAIAYAEQVHATNHFKALMELKETSHNLESAWGGENFEIEEMYPAYNAIATLQDEKEAMRSIHFALSAEKIHRELYATTKEKVDKGEEVKFDKISICPVCGYTVIGEAPDKCPICGAPKSSFKEF